One Aminivibrio pyruvatiphilus genomic window, CCTCCAGCTTCTGGTTACAGTTGCGTACCTATATCGCCTGTTCGTAGGCTGTGGTGCCTCTGCCGGCCATCCCTCAATCGAACTTTGCAATTCCGAGGCATGTACAGTATCGCCGCGAGCAAGAACAGTAACCTGGAGCACCCTGTTTCCGTCACGGTTGAAAACGCACCACAGACCTTCGACGCCCTCCACAGCGGATTGACTGCCTGAACCGTCGGAACGTTCAATGTACATGTTTCCGCTGCTGACTTTTATCTTGACCGCCTTCAGGTAATGGGCTTCTTCAAAGGCGTTTATCTTCTGACTTTTATTGGATGCCACAGATAATACTTTTCCGTCTCCCGGGTCGACGGCAGAAACATAAAGAGGAGAAATTCCTGCGGGAAAAACGATCCAACTTTTCGTAGTATCGTTCCTGTTGGCTTCTACTTTTAAAACACCGGTCAGCTCGATCTGCTGTGCGGTGGAGTCTGCTTCATAATCCTGCTCGATCCCGAAGCCGGAAGGTTCTCCGTACACAAGCCAGAGAGCCGTTCCCTCCGTCGTGTCATCGGGTACAACGACATCCCCCGATGCAAGCTGTACCGGACCGGAAAATTTCTTGTTCGGGGATGCATTATCAAGAATAAACAAGGGTGGGTTAGCCGAAAAACCGTTCTGAAAGTCCGTTTTCCCCGCCGGAAGCCCCAGAGCAGCTCCTGAAACAAAGGGCTGAATGGAAGCAAGAGCGATATGGCCTC contains:
- a CDS encoding PilW family protein, with the protein product MTRERKRRGFTLVEILVSILILGVVMGAVMTLFFSVFESYQFHQDVMEAKQRGHIALASIQPFVSGAALGLPAGKTDFQNGFSANPPLFILDNASPNKKFSGPVQLASGDVVVPDDTTEGTALWLVYGEPSGFGIEQDYEADSTAQQIELTGVLKVEANRNDTTKSWIVFPAGISPLYVSAVDPGDGKVLSVASNKSQKINAFEEAHYLKAVKIKVSSGNMYIERSDGSGSQSAVEGVEGLWCVFNRDGNRVLQVTVLARGDTVHASELQSSIEGWPAEAPQPTNRRYRYATVTRSWRIRN